The genome window CGGTGGCAACGTGATCTCGGTCGAAGCCGTACCGGAGGACCAGACGCACAATTACGGCATCGTCGAGGTCGAGGGCGACCCGACGGCGCACACGGTCCAGATCACCGGCATGGTGGAAAAGCCGAAGCCGGCCGATGCGCCCTCGAACCTCTTCATCAACGGGCGCTATATCCTTCAGCCACGCATCTTCGAGCTGCTGGAAAAGCAGGACACGGGCGCCGGCGGCGAGATCCAGCTGACCGACGCCATGCTGGCGCTGATGGGCGAGCAGAGTTTCACCGGCCTGCGCTTCGAGGGCCAGACCTACGACTGCGGGTCGAAAGCGGGGTTCCTGTCAGCGAACATTGCCTACGCCCTGGAGGACGAAGAGCTCGCCGACCAGATCCGCCCGGTTCTCACCGATCTGCTCAACGCCTGAGCCTCACGGAAAACCATGCGCACCATCCTCGTGACCGGTTCGGCCGGTTTTATCGGCTATCACGTCGCCCAGCGTTTGCTGCGGGACGGCTGGCATGTGATCGGCCTCGATTGCGTCAGTCCCTATTACGATCCCGAGCTGAAGGAAGCCCGGGTCCGGAACCTGAAGACGAACAATCACTTCACCGAGGCGCGGCTCTCGCTGGAGGACCGCGAGGCGGTCTTCGCACTGATGCGCGAACACGCGCCAGAGCGCATCATCCATCTGGCGGCACAGCCCGGCGTGCGCTATTCGCTCGACGAGCCGCAGGCCTATGTCGACGCCAATGTCACGGGCTTCTTGACCATTCTGGAATGCGCCCGGCATTTTTCGGTCGATCATGTCGTCTATGCCTCGACCTCTTCGGTCTACGGGCTCGACGAGGACATGCCGCTCTCGCCGCATCGCGGCGGCAATCATCCGATCTCGCTCTATGCGGCGACGAAGAAAGCCAATGAGGCGATGGCGCACAGCTATGCGCATCTGTTCAAGATCCCGCTCACGGGCCTGCGCTTCTTCACCGTCTATGGTCCATGGGCACGACCCGACATGGCGCTTTTCAAGTTCACCCGCGCGATCCTGAAAGGCGAACCGCTCGACATCTACAACAACGGCCAGATGGTCCGCGATTTCACCTTTGTCGACGACATCGTCGAGGGCATCGTGCGTATCGCCGACAGACCCGCAACGACCAATCCCGACTGGACCGGCAAGACGCCCGATCCCGCCTCGAGCGCCGCCCCCTACCGCATCTACAATATCGGAAACTCCGAACCGGTGGAACTGATGCGCTATGTCGAGGCGGTCGAAAAGGCCTGCGGCAAGAAAGCGATCCGGAATTTCATGCCGCTGCAGCCGGGCGATGTGTTGAAGACCTGGGCCGATGTCGACGATCTCAGCGCGGCGACCGGCTTCCGCCCGAAGACGGCGGTCGAGGATGGCGTGCAGGCCTTCGTCGACTGGTACCGGGATTTCTACGACGTTTGAGGCGGCGCCATCAATGCTGTCGAAGCGTCCGGGCGCATTGTCAAAGCCCGAGACTTTGGAGGTTTTTTTGAAAACGCCCTCAGACAGGCTGCGCATCGCGGTGCTCTTCGGCGGACGTTCCGCCGAACACGACGTATCGGTGCTGTCCGCAACGAATGTCATGCGCGCGCTGGACCCGGACACATATGACACTGTTCCGATCTATGTCACCCGGGCGGGTCAATGGCTGCTGAGCAGCTACGACGACGGAACGCTGGGAAAACCGTCGCGCGGGACCGAAATCTGCCTCGTGCCTGGCGGTCGCGGACGGATTCTGGCTATTCCCGACCAGGCCACTGCGCAGGAGTTGCCCGGGATCGATATCCTCTTTCCGGTGTTGCACGGTCTTCATGGCGAGGACGGATCGGTTCAGGGTCTGTGCGAAGTGGCGCGCGTACCGCTCGTTGGCTGTGGCGTGCTTGGATCCGCGACCGCACTCGACAAGGATATCGCCAAGCGCCTGCTAAACGAGGCGGGGCTTCCCACAGCTCGCTCCGTCACTGTGCATGTCAACGCGCCGCCACCCTTCCCGGACATCGAAGCACGGCTGGGCTTGCCGGTTTTCGTCAAGCCGGCGCGGCAGGGATCGTCCGTCGGGGTGAGCAAGGTCGAGAACGAGCAGGACTATCAGGCGGCGCTTGCCGATGGGTTCAAACACGACCGCAAGCTCGTCGTCGAGGAGTTCATCCAGGCCCGTGAGATCGAGTTCGCGATCCTGGAAGACCCGGACGGCGAGCTGTTCATCTCCCGTCCGGGCGAGATCGCGCCGGCCGAACAGCACGGCTTCTACAGCTATGATGCCAAATACATCGATGCGGACGGGGCCGCGCTGACCATCCCGGCCGAGATGCCGGAAGAGCTGGAAAGCCGGATGCGTGATATGGCGGCAAGGGGCTTTCGCGCGCTTGGTTGCGACGGCATGGCTCGCGCCGACTTCTTCGTCACCGATAAGATGGACGTCCTCGTCAACGAGCTCAACACCATTCCAGGCTTCACCGACATAAGCATGTATTCCAAGGTCATGGCGGCCAGTGGCATCGGCTATGCGGAGGTCATCGACCGTTTGGTGGCGCATGGGCTGGCCCGCGCCCGCTGATCACCCGGGCAGCCCCTCCATCCGGGGCACGGTTTCCAGATCCTTGTCCCACGCCGCCCGGCTGGCGCAGCAGATATGCGCGTTCGGTCGCATGTCGATTTCGCTGTCGAGGCTCCCGGCGGGCACGACAAGAAGCGTGCCGTCCATCTG of Stappia sp. ES.058 contains these proteins:
- a CDS encoding D-alanine--D-alanine ligase family protein, whose protein sequence is MLSKRPGALSKPETLEVFLKTPSDRLRIAVLFGGRSAEHDVSVLSATNVMRALDPDTYDTVPIYVTRAGQWLLSSYDDGTLGKPSRGTEICLVPGGRGRILAIPDQATAQELPGIDILFPVLHGLHGEDGSVQGLCEVARVPLVGCGVLGSATALDKDIAKRLLNEAGLPTARSVTVHVNAPPPFPDIEARLGLPVFVKPARQGSSVGVSKVENEQDYQAALADGFKHDRKLVVEEFIQAREIEFAILEDPDGELFISRPGEIAPAEQHGFYSYDAKYIDADGAALTIPAEMPEELESRMRDMAARGFRALGCDGMARADFFVTDKMDVLVNELNTIPGFTDISMYSKVMAASGIGYAEVIDRLVAHGLARAR
- a CDS encoding NAD-dependent epimerase; protein product: MRTILVTGSAGFIGYHVAQRLLRDGWHVIGLDCVSPYYDPELKEARVRNLKTNNHFTEARLSLEDREAVFALMREHAPERIIHLAAQPGVRYSLDEPQAYVDANVTGFLTILECARHFSVDHVVYASTSSVYGLDEDMPLSPHRGGNHPISLYAATKKANEAMAHSYAHLFKIPLTGLRFFTVYGPWARPDMALFKFTRAILKGEPLDIYNNGQMVRDFTFVDDIVEGIVRIADRPATTNPDWTGKTPDPASSAAPYRIYNIGNSEPVELMRYVEAVEKACGKKAIRNFMPLQPGDVLKTWADVDDLSAATGFRPKTAVEDGVQAFVDWYRDFYDV